GAGTCACTTCCTGACCGTGGTTGAACAGGCTTAGGTGCAGACCGTCATAGTGACCGTGATCAAGCGCTGAGTGCAGCTTATGATCACTACCATGTTGACCAAACCATAGCAGCGCCATGGTATCGTCTTTGTTTACGTCACGGTGACGCAAAATAGACACACCACCGCGGTCGCCTTCAGCGCCGTCAGTTAGGTATAAGCTACCCCAGTTAAAGCCAGCTAGCTCACCCGCATTGGCAACACCATCAGAAAGCGCCGCACCGGAGCCGTGAACCCACACTTTATCTTGATGTACTGCCATCGACTTTAAGTTGTCGTCTTGGCTGTAGCGCTTAAAGCACACGCTAGTTGCGATAAGAACGCCTTCGTCTTTAATATCCATGGTTTTCGAAGAGTCATTTAACGCTGGCAGCACACCATTAGGGAATGCCGTCGACATTACCGCGTAAGTGGTGGTTTTAATTACCTGATCTTTTAGCTCATAAATACCAATCTCTGGCTGACGACGCTCAATGGCTTCAGCAAATAGGTAGATTGGGCGCAGTGAGAAACGGTGGTAATAAGGACCTTCCATGTAGTAACCGTCTGGCGAGAACAGCTGAGTAAGCTGAGCAATAAAGCCGCCAGATACGCTGTCACCTTTTAGGCCGTAAAGTGCTTTATCAACGCTAGCTTGATCGTTAATTGCATAGCCACAAATACCCACACCAGCAACCGCCCAAAGACCGTGGTTATGTACGATGTCAAAGTCGTGAGCGTAAGTGTCAACGAACAGGTCAATCATAGGGCGGAACAAGTCGTTTTCAATCAGGATGATCTCGTCATCAGTTAGCTTGTGACGAATGCACGAGTATGCACATGATGCGTACAGCATCCACATGTTCTCGTTAAGCGTTTGGTGGAAGATACGCCCCGGTGGGTTTGAGTCACGGCTGGTGTTCAGCTCAAAGCTAGTGTACACCTTCGCGTACTCAACCAGCATAGTCTTAGCGTACTCAAGGTAGCGCTCATCTTCAGTGATCAGGTACAAGCGACCTGCTAAATCTAGGTGAATATAGTTTTGCTTGTGACGGTTATGCTCATAACCGCCCGCTTCACCGTGACCCGGAATTTCGATACCAATTGGCAAGTAAGCTTCAAGCGCAGCCACTTCTGTCGCGATTGAGCGGCCAAGTAAGCTATCGGTATTTAAATGGGTACGCAGCTCGGCAGCTTCATCGAAGCTCATTAATAATGGTTGATAGCTCATGGAATTAACCTCTTGCTTCAACGGCAAAGTAACCCTGCCATTGGAATGTTTGATTGTTGAATGTCACGCTGTTTTCAGTGTCAGCAGTTACGCCAACTTGGTTGCTCACCATTACTGTGAGGGTGGTTTCAGCCGTTACCACTTCAATCACCGAGCCTTGCTCGTTAGTGCCGATAGCATTCACTGCAGTTACCTGACCGCGAGCTTCGGTACTGGCCTCAATGGCTTCATTAAAGTAGCCGTGGGTTTCAAGCACGCTAGCAAATAGCGTGTCTTTCGCGTGACGACGTAGCACCATGCCTGGCTCGCTACGTAAGTTAAATGATGGGTCGTTAGCGCCCGAGCGAGTAAAGATGATTTCATCATCGCTACTAGATGCACTTAACCAGGTGTAATAGCTGTTGCCCTGAAGCCAGCTTACTAGCGAGGTATTTGACTCATTTGCAACCTTACCCTGCGCTACATTCCATAGGTGTTGGTAACCAAAGTTATCACCTAAGGTGTCTAGCTCTTTGTGGGTTTGGTAGTCAAAGTTAGTACGCACAATTTGACCTGCATATTGCACGGCATAATCATACTGATGTTGTTCGTCACTGATTAAGCGGAACAGATCAACCAAGATTGGCTTAGCAAAGGCTTCATGCTTGATTAGTAGCAAGCTACGTTGCTGATCCACACCTTCATAGAAATCGCGGCAGAATGCACTTACCCCTTGTACATTGGCATCATCACCACTAAAGAAGTGCGGCTCACCATGACGGCTGTCAGCCAGCTTAACGTCGAAGTTGTTTTGACATTTTTGGTCAACAGCAACCGCGTTATGAGCAATGGTTTGGCGCGCGTAAGACTTGTTTTCATCAAGGTAGCGACCACCAAACTTAGGCTCTACGTTTACCCAACGGCCAAAGCCGTATTCACGCAGCACTTCTTGACCATTGTTGAAGAAGCTAATGCCTAGTGTGTCGAAGTGACCATGGCCCATACCGTGTTGACCATAGTTCATCACTAGTTGATTTACATCGCCGTTGTCAGACTGCATGCGAATAAAGGCTTGCGCGCCACGATCGCCATTAGGACCTTCGTTTAGCTCAACACTTGGCCAGCATGGGTTTAGCTCAGCGTTATTGCTTGCATAAGCCTCTGATAGCGCTTGACCACAACCGTTAACCCAAACTGTGTCTTGGATTTTCGCCATGCCTAGAATGTCATCGTCAATGCCATAGTGCTTAGCGTATAAACCAAGCGCGACAATCACGCCAGCGTCACAAATGTCCATCGTCAATGATGCATCGTTTAGTGCTGGGAATACGCCGTTAGGGTACGCCGTAGCAAGCATTGCCTTAATGGTTTTACCAATCACCTGACCGTTGAAGTTAAAGATGTCTAACTCAGGACGGTGACGGTGAATCGCCTCGGCAAACAAACATAGCGGGCGAATCGCGTAGCGGTGGTAGTAAGGGCCTTCCATATAATAGCCAGATGGTGCAAATAACTTGCTGATCTGCGCTAGGAAGCCACCTTCAATGTCATCGCCTTTAAGACCATGAATCGACATTTCAACGTATTCAGGTTTATCAATAGCTAAACCACAAATCGCCACAGCGGCAACAGCCCAAATACCATGGTTGTGAATGCGGTCGAAGTCGAAATCATATTTTTCGGTGAACATGTCTAGCATTGGCTGGAACAGACCATCAACAATCGTTTGTTGCTGCTCAGCGCTTAGGTAATGGCGAATACAGCTATAACCTAAGCTGATGTTCAATAAGAACACATGCTCGTTCAGAATTTGGTGGAACAAACGACCAGGCGGGTTAGTGTTTAACTGCTTATGGAAGTCTAGTTTCAGGTATTTGTCAGCATAAGCCAGTAATAAGTCGCCAGCGTACTTGGCGTACTTCTCTTGTCCAGTAACCAAGAATAAACGACCTGCTTGGTTAATGTACTGATAGTTTTGCTTATGACGGTTGTGCGCATAACCACCGGCCTCACTGTGGCCAGGAACGTCGATACCTAATGCAATAAATGCGTCAGTATCTGCAATCAACTTAGCTAGGCTCTTACCCATTAGGCTGTCTGTGCCTAACTCTTTCGCGATTGACGCGACTTCTGACTCTTCAAAAAGTACCGCTTTTATGGCTTGCGACATGTTTACCTCAAACTGGAAACTACGAATTGCATCTAAAATAATACAAATTGAGTCAAATTACAGCATATAAAAACCAATTATAGACTTGGATCACTGACATTTACGCACACATTAACAACATATTGACCCAAACGTATAAGCAGCCAAAACTGCACAAAATCAAGTTTTAATTACAAATCAACAACATAAAAGCACAACAATAAATTCAGTACTGAACAAATTGGAAGCAGATCACAGAGCGAAGAGATTTGTATTACAAATAATCGTATTTTGCGTGTACACTAGGTTCAACAAAATAGATAAAGATCGTGTGCGTCAATGATGATGAGCATGGTCAATAAAGCAAAGCAGGCTGAAATAGCTGCAAATAAAAGCCAACGACCCGTCATCACTATGACAAGTTGAAGGCTAACAAAGTGCTAATAAAATCAGTGCCTACGAGTTCGTCGAAGTCGTTATTCATTTGAATAACGCGATGTGGCATTTCACAGGAGAGAAAAGATGAATCCATTTTTTGAAAATGACAACACGCCTTGGGAAGATCTAGGTGACGGCCTATCACGCAAAATCATTGGTTACACACCTGATCTAATGGCGGTATTTGTTAAGTTCGACAAAGGCGCAATTGGTCATCCTCATACGCACGACATCCACGACCAAATTGGTTACGTCGCTGCTGGTAGCTTTGAAGCAGAAATCGATGGCGTGAAGAAAATCCTAAAAGTAGGCGACGCTTACATTGCACCTAAGAACGTATTACATGGCGCTGTTGCACTAGAGCAAGACAGCATCTTAATCGATATGTTCAACCCTGCTCGTCAAGACTTTCTGTAACGGGTAAAGGAGCACTATGTCTATGTTAAAAGTCGGGATTATTGGCGAATGCATGGTCGAGTTACAGCAACGCGACGGTGAATTGGCTCAAAATTTTGGTGGTGACACCCTTAACACCGCAGTGTACCTATCGCGTCTTACTCAAGGTGAGGCAATGTCGATTAGCTACTTTACCGGGTTAGGCCAGGACTTTTTCAGCCAGGAAATGCTTAGTACTTGGCAACAAGAAGGCATAGACACTCAGCACGTTCAAGTAATGGAAGATCGCCTGCCCGGCTTATATGCCATTGAGGTAGACGAAACCGGCGAGCGTAGCTTCCACTACTGGCGCAACGAAGCCGCAGCAAAATTCTGGCTAGAACAAGCTAGTCAAGAGCTGCTAAACGAGTTAAGCCAATTCGACGTGCTTTACCTGTCGGGTATTAGCTTGGCGATTTTGACCGAGCAAAGCCGGCAGGTGCTATTCGACGTACTTGCTAAGTGCAAAGCCAACGGCGGAAAAGTGGTATTCGACAACAACTACCGCCCACGCCTTTGGGACAGCAAGGCGCAAGCGCAACAAAATTACCTAAAAATGTTAGCCCTAACCGACATCGGATTACTGACATTTGAAGACGAAGAAGCCTTATTTGGTGATAGCGAAATCGACCAGTGTTTAGCCCGCAGCTTTGAAGCTGGCGTCACTGAAGTTGTGATTAAGCGAGGTGCCCAAGAGTGCATTATTGCCACTCAAGAAAGCCAAATAAGCGTTCCAGCAACCCTAGTTGAAAAAGTGGTCGACACCACCTCAGCCGGTGACTCATTTGCCGCAGGTTACATGGCAAAACGCCTGCTTGGCGGCGACGCCAGCATTGCAGCGCAAACCGGTCACAGACTAGCTGGCATAGTTATCCAGCACAAAGGCGCAATCATAGATAAAGCCTTGATGCCACAAGCTTAAGCCGACAAATAGCAACTAGGTACACCAACCATTTTGATACTCACTATTTGAAGTACAGTTATAAGGAAACTTAATGAGCACGCTCAACGAAAGACTAAAGCAGTTACAAGTGATCCCTGTTATCGCCATCAAGAATGCCGACGATGCAGTTGCACTCAGTAAAGTACTAGTTGAAAACGGCATGCCATGTGCTGAAATCACTTTCAGAACACCAGCTGCAGCCCAAGCAATCAAAAACATGCGTGAAGCATACCCTGACATGCTAATTGGTGCTGGCACAGTCCTTAACTCAGAAACTGTAGACGCGGCGATTGACGCAGGCGTTGACTTCATCGTGAGCCCAGGCTTTAACCCGAACACGGTTAAATACTGTCAGCAACGCGGCATGCCAATCATTCCAGGTGTGAACAACCCATCTTTGGTTGAGCAAGCAATGGAAATGGGGCTAGATACCTTAAAGTTCTTCCCTGCTGAGCCATCAGGCGGCGTGGCCATGCTAAAAGCATTAACCGCAGTTTACCCAGTTACGATTATGCCTACTGGCGGCGTGTCACCAAAGAATGTTAACGATTACCTAAACATCGACGCCGTAGTTGCATGTGGCGGTACTTGGATGGTGCCAGCAAACCTAATCGACAACCAAAAGTGGGATGAGATTGGTGCGCTAGTACGTGAAGCTGTCGCGGCGCTAAACAGCTAATTCTTGGCCATTCATTGGCACAT
This DNA window, taken from Shewanella maritima, encodes the following:
- a CDS encoding cupin domain-containing protein, whose amino-acid sequence is MNPFFENDNTPWEDLGDGLSRKIIGYTPDLMAVFVKFDKGAIGHPHTHDIHDQIGYVAAGSFEAEIDGVKKILKVGDAYIAPKNVLHGAVALEQDSILIDMFNPARQDFL
- a CDS encoding bifunctional 4-hydroxy-2-oxoglutarate aldolase/2-dehydro-3-deoxy-phosphogluconate aldolase, whose protein sequence is MSTLNERLKQLQVIPVIAIKNADDAVALSKVLVENGMPCAEITFRTPAAAQAIKNMREAYPDMLIGAGTVLNSETVDAAIDAGVDFIVSPGFNPNTVKYCQQRGMPIIPGVNNPSLVEQAMEMGLDTLKFFPAEPSGGVAMLKALTAVYPVTIMPTGGVSPKNVNDYLNIDAVVACGGTWMVPANLIDNQKWDEIGALVREAVAALNS
- a CDS encoding heparinase II/III domain-containing protein; amino-acid sequence: MSYQPLLMSFDEAAELRTHLNTDSLLGRSIATEVAALEAYLPIGIEIPGHGEAGGYEHNRHKQNYIHLDLAGRLYLITEDERYLEYAKTMLVEYAKVYTSFELNTSRDSNPPGRIFHQTLNENMWMLYASCAYSCIRHKLTDDEIILIENDLFRPMIDLFVDTYAHDFDIVHNHGLWAVAGVGICGYAINDQASVDKALYGLKGDSVSGGFIAQLTQLFSPDGYYMEGPYYHRFSLRPIYLFAEAIERRQPEIGIYELKDQVIKTTTYAVMSTAFPNGVLPALNDSSKTMDIKDEGVLIATSVCFKRYSQDDNLKSMAVHQDKVWVHGSGAALSDGVANAGELAGFNWGSLYLTDGAEGDRGGVSILRHRDVNKDDTMALLWFGQHGSDHKLHSALDHGHYDGLHLSLFNHGQEVTHDYGFGRWVNVEPKFGGRYIPENKSYAKQTVAHNTVVVDGKSQNNGDTATAEARWGESHFFVAGEQAQGMSAFIRDYYQGVDQQRSVIMFEIEGIAKPVVLDLFRLTSEQPHSYDYVMHYTGQIIRTDFDYQTESKLKPLGESAGYEHLWNVASGKVEQGSLVSWLHGQSYYSMVSSAQGGEVIFARTGANDPDFNLRSEPVIMLRQHGTNHLFANLYETHGYFNEAIEASTDARGQVASVTVLAHTDDASAVALELTSGKVVRVFVSNKVGVNADTESSLVVDGECVSFKGEFFIEQ
- a CDS encoding heparinase II/III domain-containing protein; translation: MSQAIKAVLFEESEVASIAKELGTDSLMGKSLAKLIADTDAFIALGIDVPGHSEAGGYAHNRHKQNYQYINQAGRLFLVTGQEKYAKYAGDLLLAYADKYLKLDFHKQLNTNPPGRLFHQILNEHVFLLNISLGYSCIRHYLSAEQQQTIVDGLFQPMLDMFTEKYDFDFDRIHNHGIWAVAAVAICGLAIDKPEYVEMSIHGLKGDDIEGGFLAQISKLFAPSGYYMEGPYYHRYAIRPLCLFAEAIHRHRPELDIFNFNGQVIGKTIKAMLATAYPNGVFPALNDASLTMDICDAGVIVALGLYAKHYGIDDDILGMAKIQDTVWVNGCGQALSEAYASNNAELNPCWPSVELNEGPNGDRGAQAFIRMQSDNGDVNQLVMNYGQHGMGHGHFDTLGISFFNNGQEVLREYGFGRWVNVEPKFGGRYLDENKSYARQTIAHNAVAVDQKCQNNFDVKLADSRHGEPHFFSGDDANVQGVSAFCRDFYEGVDQQRSLLLIKHEAFAKPILVDLFRLISDEQHQYDYAVQYAGQIVRTNFDYQTHKELDTLGDNFGYQHLWNVAQGKVANESNTSLVSWLQGNSYYTWLSASSSDDEIIFTRSGANDPSFNLRSEPGMVLRRHAKDTLFASVLETHGYFNEAIEASTEARGQVTAVNAIGTNEQGSVIEVVTAETTLTVMVSNQVGVTADTENSVTFNNQTFQWQGYFAVEARG
- a CDS encoding sugar kinase, which encodes MSMLKVGIIGECMVELQQRDGELAQNFGGDTLNTAVYLSRLTQGEAMSISYFTGLGQDFFSQEMLSTWQQEGIDTQHVQVMEDRLPGLYAIEVDETGERSFHYWRNEAAAKFWLEQASQELLNELSQFDVLYLSGISLAILTEQSRQVLFDVLAKCKANGGKVVFDNNYRPRLWDSKAQAQQNYLKMLALTDIGLLTFEDEEALFGDSEIDQCLARSFEAGVTEVVIKRGAQECIIATQESQISVPATLVEKVVDTTSAGDSFAAGYMAKRLLGGDASIAAQTGHRLAGIVIQHKGAIIDKALMPQA